A genomic stretch from Spongiibacter nanhainus includes:
- a CDS encoding Na(+)/H(+) antiporter subunit B, whose protein sequence is MELLLDISLLSMLVATAVGIALSRDLLAAVMLSSIYGLLSANFFVNMDAVDVAFTEASVGAGISPLLMFATLAIVGRHERYPHQRALAALLLVALTGALLILATFDMPAFGAVDAPAQTHVAPRYINDSYSEIGIPNIVTSVLASYRGFDTFGEVVVVFAAAVGVLSLLTVSQSASSRVPEHLLKASHHKILRVVSKVLIAPILLFALYVQFHGDYGPGGGFQAGVIFAAAIIVYTMLFGLEAARQVINVTVVRILAAVGVLLYGSVGVVAMLNGKNFLDYDALAHDPLHGQHYGIIVIELGVGITVAAVMILIYFSFAGRLIDRSPDA, encoded by the coding sequence ATCGAACTGCTACTCGACATCAGTTTACTGAGCATGTTGGTGGCCACCGCCGTCGGCATCGCCCTGAGCCGCGATTTATTGGCAGCGGTGATGCTGTCTTCTATCTACGGTTTATTGTCCGCCAACTTCTTCGTCAATATGGACGCGGTGGATGTGGCCTTTACCGAGGCCTCGGTGGGCGCCGGTATCTCGCCGCTGTTGATGTTTGCCACTCTGGCCATTGTCGGGCGCCACGAACGCTATCCTCACCAGCGGGCGCTGGCGGCTTTGCTGCTGGTGGCGCTAACCGGTGCGCTGTTGATTCTGGCCACCTTTGATATGCCGGCCTTTGGCGCGGTGGATGCGCCGGCTCAGACCCACGTGGCGCCGCGCTATATCAACGATTCCTATTCGGAGATCGGTATTCCCAATATCGTCACTTCGGTGCTGGCCAGCTATCGGGGCTTTGATACCTTTGGCGAGGTGGTGGTGGTGTTCGCGGCGGCGGTGGGGGTGCTGTCCCTGCTGACGGTGAGCCAATCTGCCAGCAGCCGGGTTCCCGAGCATTTGCTTAAGGCCAGCCATCATAAGATTTTGCGGGTGGTGAGCAAGGTGCTGATCGCGCCGATCCTGCTGTTTGCCCTGTATGTGCAGTTCCACGGCGACTACGGTCCAGGGGGCGGCTTTCAGGCCGGGGTGATTTTTGCTGCGGCGATTATTGTCTACACCATGTTGTTTGGTCTGGAAGCGGCCCGGCAGGTGATCAATGTGACCGTGGTGCGTATTCTGGCGGCGGTGGGCGTATTGCTCTATGGCTCGGTGGGCGTGGTGGCCATGCTCAATGGTAAAAACTTCCTGGATTACGACGCCCTGGCCCACGACCCGCTGCACGGCCAGCACTACGGCATAATCGTGATCGAGCTGGGTGTGGGTATTACCGTTGCTGCGGTGATGATCTTGATCTACTTCTCCTTTGCCGGCCGCTTGATCGATCGGAGTCCTGACGCGTGA
- the mnhG gene encoding monovalent cation/H(+) antiporter subunit G codes for MSVADILSGILLAFGAFLVLSGGIGVLRFPDVYSRMHAAGITDTLGAVSILLGLMILAGWSLVLAKLVMIMLFLLITGPTSSHALGKAAWKSGLQPLTGAPSERKPANDPAEEG; via the coding sequence ATGAGCGTGGCGGACATCCTCAGCGGCATTCTGTTGGCCTTTGGCGCCTTTTTGGTCTTGTCCGGCGGCATTGGCGTGCTGCGTTTTCCCGATGTTTACAGCCGCATGCACGCGGCGGGCATCACCGACACGCTGGGTGCGGTGTCGATTTTGTTGGGGCTGATGATTCTGGCGGGCTGGAGCCTGGTGTTGGCTAAACTGGTGATGATTATGCTGTTTTTGCTGATCACCGGGCCCACATCCAGCCATGCCCTGGGCAAAGCGGCGTGGAAGTCTGGCCTGCAGCCCCTGACTGGCGCTCCCTCTGAGCGCAAACCGGCCAACGATCCGGCAGAGGAGGGCTAA
- a CDS encoding fatty acyl-CoA reductase produces the protein MRDINRESSPTLRALKGKNILITGTTGFLGKVVLEKLIRTVPDLGDIYLLMRGNRRNPDARSRFLNEIASSSIFDTLRETRGEWFESVCEHRIHCVTGEVTQPQFGLSRSAFMALASDVDAIVNSAASVNFREELDRALEINTYSLNNIIELAEAAGNVPVIQVSTCYVNGFNQGAMREENVTPARLNLPEHQQGYFEIYSTLADLEEKVEQCKGKYEGRELKKHMVDLGIREAHAAGWNDTYTFTKWLGEQLLLKRLRDYPLTILRPSIIESTLREPTPGWIEGVKVADAVLMAYARGKVSFFPGKRNAVIDVIPADLVANGIILSLAEQFADPDSGRIYQCCSGARNPLTMGKFIDLLMTEAKENHQTYHKLFTQPPRRNFVAVDKRLFTLVAACARFGVIAFNQLLGRLGLKRKVRARRNLDTAIELSTLFSFYAQPKFVFHNDKLLSLSKSMGAVDQELFPVDPAAIDWSNYICKVHMAGLNSYALSDKARPRTEKAVDAATEMVNQSRQADGAAQKEAVVES, from the coding sequence ATGAGGGATATCAATCGCGAGTCGTCGCCGACGCTGCGGGCACTCAAAGGAAAGAACATTTTGATCACCGGTACCACCGGCTTCCTCGGCAAGGTGGTGCTGGAAAAGCTGATTCGCACCGTGCCGGACCTCGGTGACATTTACCTGCTGATGCGTGGCAATCGTCGCAACCCCGATGCCCGCAGCCGCTTTTTAAATGAAATCGCCAGCTCGTCTATTTTTGACACCCTGCGGGAAACCCGGGGCGAATGGTTTGAGTCGGTGTGCGAGCACCGTATTCACTGCGTTACGGGTGAAGTGACCCAGCCCCAATTTGGCTTGAGCCGCAGTGCATTTATGGCCCTGGCGTCGGATGTGGACGCCATTGTGAACTCTGCGGCCAGCGTTAACTTCCGGGAGGAGCTGGACCGGGCGCTGGAGATCAATACCTATTCGCTCAATAACATTATTGAGCTGGCAGAAGCCGCCGGCAATGTGCCGGTGATTCAGGTGTCCACCTGCTACGTTAACGGCTTTAACCAGGGCGCCATGCGGGAGGAAAACGTCACCCCTGCGCGGCTCAATCTGCCTGAGCATCAACAGGGCTACTTCGAGATTTACTCCACCCTGGCTGACCTGGAAGAGAAGGTCGAGCAGTGCAAGGGCAAATACGAAGGCCGGGAGCTTAAGAAGCACATGGTGGACCTGGGTATCCGCGAGGCCCACGCCGCCGGTTGGAACGATACCTATACCTTTACCAAGTGGTTGGGTGAGCAGCTCTTGCTTAAGCGCCTGCGGGACTATCCGCTGACTATCCTGCGGCCCTCCATTATCGAGAGTACATTGCGGGAGCCCACACCCGGCTGGATCGAGGGCGTCAAAGTGGCCGATGCGGTATTGATGGCCTATGCCCGGGGTAAAGTCTCGTTTTTCCCCGGCAAGCGCAATGCGGTCATTGATGTAATCCCCGCCGATTTGGTGGCCAACGGCATTATTCTGTCGCTGGCAGAGCAGTTTGCAGACCCCGATAGCGGCCGCATTTACCAGTGCTGTAGCGGTGCCAGAAACCCGCTGACCATGGGTAAATTTATCGACTTGCTGATGACCGAGGCCAAAGAAAACCACCAGACCTACCACAAGCTGTTTACCCAGCCGCCGCGGCGCAATTTTGTGGCGGTGGATAAACGCCTGTTTACTCTGGTGGCAGCCTGCGCCCGCTTTGGCGTGATTGCCTTTAATCAGCTGTTGGGCCGCCTGGGCCTGAAGCGCAAGGTGCGCGCCCGTCGCAACCTGGATACCGCCATTGAGCTGTCGACGCTGTTTTCCTTTTACGCCCAGCCTAAATTTGTCTTCCACAACGACAAGCTGTTGTCTCTTTCCAAGTCCATGGGCGCGGTGGACCAGGAGCTGTTCCCCGTCGATCCGGCGGCCATCGATTGGTCGAACTATATCTGCAAGGTCCACATGGCTGGACTCAACAGCTACGCCTTGAGCGACAAAGCCCGGCCCCGGACGGAAAAGGCCGTGGATGCAGCGACGGAGATGGTGAATCAGTCCCGCCAGGCCGATGGCGCGGCGCAAAAAGAGGCCGTCGTCGAATCCTGA
- a CDS encoding cation:proton antiporter subunit C: MSLLLSHYNYWVVIVLMMIGFYIVIAQGNLVKKIIGLNIFQTSVFILYISAGKVAGGSAPILAEGIDLYSNPLPHVLILTAIVVGIATTALGLAMVIRIRDAYGTVEEKDIQYIESRGESDPC; encoded by the coding sequence GTGAGTTTGCTGCTGTCACACTACAATTACTGGGTCGTCATCGTATTGATGATGATTGGTTTTTACATCGTGATTGCCCAAGGCAATCTGGTGAAGAAAATCATCGGCCTCAATATTTTCCAAACCTCGGTATTTATCCTTTATATCAGCGCCGGCAAAGTGGCCGGCGGCAGTGCGCCAATACTGGCCGAGGGCATCGACCTCTACTCCAATCCGCTGCCCCACGTGCTGATACTGACCGCCATTGTGGTGGGCATTGCCACCACGGCCCTAGGCCTGGCGATGGTGATCCGCATCCGCGATGCCTACGGCACGGTGGAAGAAAAGGATATCCAGTACATCGAGAGCCGTGGGG
- a CDS encoding monovalent cation/H+ antiporter complex subunit F, which yields MLTVTTITLLVVMALALSRAFAGPTVFDRILAANMFGTKTVLLIAVVGFLFGRPEFLDIAIVYALINFIGVVGMLRLIEYLEEDKQPREDGQ from the coding sequence ATGCTAACGGTAACCACAATTACCCTTCTGGTGGTGATGGCGCTGGCACTGTCCCGGGCCTTTGCCGGCCCCACGGTGTTTGACCGCATTCTCGCCGCCAATATGTTTGGCACCAAGACCGTGCTGCTGATTGCCGTTGTCGGTTTTCTGTTTGGGCGCCCCGAGTTTCTGGATATCGCTATTGTCTACGCTTTGATCAACTTTATCGGCGTGGTGGGCATGCTGCGGCTGATCGAATACCTGGAAGAGGATAAGCAGCCCCGGGAGGACGGCCAATGA
- a CDS encoding Na+/H+ antiporter subunit E, with amino-acid sequence MRHTVSVLLVLSVIWLANSGHYGPLLISFGVVSVLLSAWITHRMDVVDHESLPFHLSRKLPAYYLWLAKNIFTSNLDVVRRAWIGPSAISPQLERVPADQRSDLGRVIYANSINLTPGTLSVQVDDDAILVHALSKDGMDSLKGGEMGRRVCALED; translated from the coding sequence ATGCGACATACCGTCAGCGTATTGCTGGTGTTGAGCGTTATCTGGCTGGCAAATTCCGGCCACTACGGGCCGTTGCTGATCAGCTTTGGTGTCGTATCGGTGTTGCTGTCGGCGTGGATCACCCACCGAATGGATGTGGTCGACCACGAATCCCTGCCTTTCCATCTGTCGCGCAAGTTGCCGGCTTACTACCTGTGGCTGGCCAAAAACATCTTTACCAGCAACCTCGATGTGGTGCGCCGGGCCTGGATCGGGCCCTCTGCCATCAGCCCTCAGCTGGAGCGGGTGCCTGCCGATCAGCGCAGTGACCTGGGCCGGGTTATTTACGCCAACTCCATAAACCTCACTCCCGGCACCTTGTCGGTTCAGGTTGATGACGATGCCATTTTGGTCCACGCCCTAAGCAAAGACGGCATGGACTCACTCAAGGGCGGCGAAATGGGGCGCAGAGTCTGCGCGCTGGAGGATTGA